The proteins below are encoded in one region of Scomber japonicus isolate fScoJap1 chromosome 2, fScoJap1.pri, whole genome shotgun sequence:
- the LOC128366252 gene encoding complement C3-like, with translation MGSGRKMCKTLLWLLGSLAFFSWICSADGSPLKVMSAPNLLRVGTPENIFVECQDCTDENDIRVEIRVRNYPTRAKMLASTSVILNSTNKFQGFKQIQIPAEDLSKDPDMKQYVYLQAQFPDQQLEKVVLVSFHSGYIFIQTDNKAIMCPDWLPQV, from the exons ATGGGATCAGGCAGGAAGATGTGTAAGACTCTGCTATGGCTCTTGGGCTCACTAGCCTTTTTCTCTTGGATTTGCTCAGCTGATGGATCTCCACT GAAAGTGATGTCTGCCCCCAACTTGTTGCGAGTAGGAACACCAGAAAACATCTTTGTGGAATGTCAAGATTGCACAGATGAGAATGACATCAGGGTCGAAATCAGGGTCAGGAACTATCCAACCAGAGCCAAAATGCTGGCGTCCACATCTGTTATCCTAAACAGCACTAACAAATTCCAGGGCTTCAAACAAATTCAG ATCCCTGCTGAGGACTTAAGTAAAGATCCCGACATGAAGCAGTACGTGTACTTGCAAGCTCAGTTCCCTGACCAACAGCTGGAGAAAGTCGTCTTGGTGTCCTTCCATTCTGGCTACATCTTCATCCAGACCGACAATAAAGCAATAATGTGCCCA GATTGGCTTCCCCAGGTGTGA